A section of the Mesobacillus jeotgali genome encodes:
- the yqfC gene encoding sporulation protein YqfC, with product MAKKWGQYVRKWMTQKMDLPQDVMMDLPRITMIGQVHIYIENHRGLLAFSDGEVRLMIKGGQLLVKGKAFVIKTILPEEILLEGKIDQVLYIND from the coding sequence ATGGCAAAAAAATGGGGCCAGTATGTACGCAAATGGATGACACAAAAAATGGATCTTCCTCAAGATGTCATGATGGATCTCCCTAGAATCACGATGATTGGGCAAGTCCATATTTATATAGAAAACCACCGGGGTCTGCTTGCTTTTTCGGATGGTGAAGTAAGGCTGATGATTAAAGGCGGGCAGCTTCTGGTCAAGGGCAAGGCGTTCGTGATTAAGACAATATTGCCTGAAGAGATATTACTTGAAGGGAAAATAGATCAGGTTCTGTATATCAATGATTGA
- the rpsU gene encoding 30S ribosomal protein S21, which translates to MSKTVVRKNESLEDALRRFKRTVSKSGTIQEARKREFYEKPSVKRKKKSEAARKRKF; encoded by the coding sequence ATGTCTAAAACTGTCGTTCGTAAAAACGAATCGCTTGAAGATGCTCTTCGACGCTTCAAACGTACTGTATCTAAATCAGGTACTATCCAAGAAGCTAGAAAGCGCGAATTCTACGAAAAACCTAGTGTAAAGCGTAAGAAAAAGTCTGAAGCTGCTAGAAAACGCAAGTTCTAA
- a CDS encoding GatB/YqeY domain-containing protein: MSLLERLNDDMKQAMKNKEKDRLTTIRMVKASLQNEAIKFGKQELSEDEELTVLSREVKQRKDSLQEFEKAGRQDLVEKIQTELKHVEVYMPQQLSEEEVTEIVKEAIAETGAASKADMGRVMAVLMPKVKGKADGSLVNKLVQQHLS, translated from the coding sequence TTGAGCCTGCTCGAGCGTTTAAATGATGATATGAAACAAGCGATGAAGAACAAAGAAAAGGACAGACTCACAACAATTCGGATGGTCAAAGCATCCCTGCAAAACGAAGCAATCAAGTTCGGCAAGCAGGAATTATCCGAAGATGAAGAGTTAACTGTACTTTCTCGTGAAGTGAAACAACGCAAAGATTCCCTCCAGGAATTTGAAAAAGCTGGTCGCCAAGACCTCGTTGAAAAGATACAAACAGAATTAAAGCATGTCGAAGTTTACATGCCACAGCAGCTTAGCGAAGAAGAAGTGACGGAAATAGTCAAAGAAGCTATCGCGGAGACCGGTGCGGCATCGAAAGCCGATATGGGAAGAGTAATGGCTGTCCTTATGCCTAAAGTAAAAGGCAAAGCAGACGGATCTCTCGTTAATAAACTTGTACAACAACACCTTTCATAA
- the prmA gene encoding 50S ribosomal protein L11 methyltransferase: MKWSEISILTTNEAVEPISNILHEAGASGVVIEDPLELEKEREDQFGEIYQLNPDDYPEEGVIVKAYLPVNSFLGETVDEIKEAINNLIIYNIDIGLNKVSISEVNEEEWATAWKKYYNPVKISEKFTIVPTWEEYTPVNTDELIIELDPGMAFGTGTHPTTVMCIQALERTVQPGDRVVDVGTGSGVLSIAAAKLGAEKVEAMDLDDVAVQVAKLNIKLNKVQHAATVSQNNLLDGVAEGADIVVANILAEVILRFADDAGRIVKNGGYFITSGIIQQKKEVVKEAMMDAGFEIEEIITMEDWVAIIGKKK; encoded by the coding sequence ATGAAATGGTCCGAAATCAGCATTTTAACTACGAATGAAGCGGTTGAGCCGATTTCAAATATCCTGCATGAAGCAGGCGCGAGCGGGGTTGTTATAGAAGATCCGCTTGAGCTTGAGAAGGAAAGAGAGGACCAGTTCGGGGAAATATACCAGCTTAATCCTGACGATTATCCGGAAGAGGGCGTTATCGTAAAGGCGTATCTCCCTGTTAACAGCTTTTTGGGAGAAACGGTGGATGAAATTAAAGAAGCAATCAATAATCTGATCATCTACAATATCGATATTGGATTGAATAAAGTTTCAATCAGCGAAGTGAATGAAGAAGAATGGGCCACTGCCTGGAAGAAATACTATAACCCTGTTAAGATTTCTGAGAAATTCACGATTGTCCCAACCTGGGAGGAATACACTCCGGTCAACACCGATGAATTGATCATCGAGCTTGATCCCGGCATGGCTTTTGGAACTGGAACACATCCTACTACCGTGATGTGTATCCAGGCGCTTGAAAGGACTGTCCAGCCAGGTGACCGGGTCGTTGATGTCGGAACAGGTTCTGGTGTCCTAAGTATTGCTGCGGCCAAGCTTGGTGCAGAAAAAGTGGAAGCGATGGACCTGGATGATGTTGCTGTCCAGGTCGCAAAGCTCAATATAAAGCTGAATAAGGTCCAGCATGCAGCGACCGTTTCACAAAATAACCTGCTTGATGGTGTAGCAGAAGGGGCCGACATTGTTGTCGCAAATATCCTCGCGGAGGTCATCCTTCGTTTTGCTGACGATGCAGGCCGTATCGTGAAAAATGGCGGTTACTTCATTACATCTGGAATTATCCAGCAGAAGAAAGAAGTCGTCAAGGAAGCAATGATGGACGCCGGTTTCGAGATAGAAGAGATTATCACTATGGAAGATTGGGTTGCAATCATCGGGAAAAAGAAATAA
- a CDS encoding PhoH family protein, protein MTEDLKTTEIQLANPNEAVSLFGNADMNLKLIEQELHVSIVTRGESMGISGPDEQVALAQAVLENLLAVIRKGISVSQREAVYAIQMAEKGTLEYFKDLYDEEISKNVKGKSIRVKTLGQRHYVNAIKSRDLVFGIGPAGTGKTYLAVVMAVTALKNGTVSKIILTRPAVEAGESLGFLPGDLKEKVDPYLRPLYDALHDILGTEHTSRLIERGTIEIAPLAYMRGRTLDDAFVILDEAQNTTQAQMKMFLTRLGFGSKMIITGDTSQIDLPKGAKSGLVEAENVLKNVSGLAFVHLEQADVVRHPLVGRIIEAYGKNE, encoded by the coding sequence ATGACAGAGGACCTAAAGACGACTGAAATACAACTAGCGAACCCAAATGAGGCCGTTTCATTATTCGGCAATGCAGATATGAATTTGAAATTGATTGAACAGGAGCTTCATGTTTCGATTGTGACTCGTGGCGAGTCGATGGGCATCTCGGGCCCTGATGAACAGGTCGCGCTGGCCCAGGCTGTTCTGGAGAATCTCCTGGCAGTGATCCGAAAAGGAATAAGCGTTAGCCAGAGAGAGGCCGTTTACGCCATTCAAATGGCTGAAAAAGGAACTCTGGAATACTTCAAGGATCTATACGATGAAGAAATCAGTAAAAATGTAAAAGGGAAGTCCATAAGAGTCAAGACACTTGGGCAAAGGCATTATGTAAATGCCATTAAGAGCCGTGACCTTGTATTTGGCATCGGGCCAGCTGGTACTGGCAAGACCTATCTTGCGGTTGTCATGGCTGTCACAGCCCTGAAGAATGGAACGGTGTCAAAAATTATATTAACAAGACCAGCGGTAGAGGCAGGAGAAAGTCTGGGCTTCCTTCCAGGGGATTTGAAGGAAAAGGTTGATCCATACCTCCGCCCGCTGTACGATGCCTTGCATGATATCCTGGGGACTGAACATACATCGCGTTTGATTGAAAGAGGAACGATTGAAATTGCGCCTCTTGCCTATATGAGGGGAAGGACTCTTGATGACGCTTTTGTCATTCTTGATGAAGCGCAGAACACGACCCAGGCTCAGATGAAGATGTTCCTGACCCGTCTTGGGTTTGGATCCAAAATGATTATCACAGGTGACACATCCCAGATCGATTTGCCAAAAGGAGCAAAATCGGGCCTTGTTGAGGCAGAAAATGTGTTGAAGAACGTCTCTGGGCTCGCTTTTGTACATTTGGAACAGGCAGATGTCGTCCGTCATCCGCTTGTCGGACGAATTATAGAAGCTTATGGAAAAAATGAATAA
- the floA gene encoding flotillin-like protein FloA (flotillin-like protein involved in membrane lipid rafts), translating to MEAGTAFILIAVALGIIFLGVLLTFVPVMLWISALAAGVRVSIFTLIGMRLRRVIPSRVINPMIKAHKAGLNVTTNQLESHYLAGGNVDRVVNALIAAHRANIELSFERAAAIDLAGRDVLEAVQMSVNPKVIETPFIAGVAMDGIEVKAKARITVRANIDRLVGGAGEETIVARVGEGIVSTIGSSDNHKKVLENPDMISQTVLSKGLDAGTAFEILSIDIADVDIGKNIGAELQTEQAEADKKIAQAKAEERRAMAVAQEQEMKARVEEMRAKVVEAEATVPLAMAEALREGNIGVMDYMNIQNIEADTGMRGSIGKLSNSKKDDKNNN from the coding sequence ATGGAAGCAGGAACAGCGTTTATTTTAATTGCAGTTGCACTTGGGATCATTTTCCTTGGTGTTTTGCTGACATTCGTTCCAGTAATGCTGTGGATTTCAGCATTAGCGGCGGGTGTAAGGGTCAGCATTTTCACGTTGATTGGAATGAGATTGAGAAGGGTAATTCCAAGCAGGGTTATCAATCCGATGATTAAGGCGCATAAAGCAGGTTTGAATGTGACGACAAATCAGCTGGAAAGCCACTACCTTGCTGGAGGTAATGTCGATAGGGTTGTTAACGCCCTGATTGCTGCACATCGTGCGAATATTGAACTTTCATTCGAAAGAGCTGCTGCGATTGACCTTGCAGGTCGTGATGTATTGGAAGCGGTACAAATGAGTGTTAACCCTAAGGTAATTGAAACTCCATTCATTGCTGGGGTAGCCATGGATGGGATTGAAGTGAAGGCAAAGGCAAGAATCACTGTTAGGGCGAATATCGACAGACTTGTCGGAGGTGCCGGTGAAGAGACGATTGTTGCTCGTGTAGGTGAAGGTATTGTTTCAACAATCGGTTCTTCCGATAATCATAAAAAAGTGCTGGAAAATCCGGATATGATCTCACAAACAGTCCTTTCGAAGGGACTGGATGCGGGAACAGCTTTTGAAATTCTATCGATTGATATTGCGGACGTTGATATCGGCAAGAACATCGGTGCTGAGCTGCAGACTGAGCAGGCTGAAGCAGATAAGAAAATCGCCCAGGCGAAAGCCGAAGAGCGTCGCGCCATGGCAGTAGCACAGGAACAGGAAATGAAGGCACGCGTCGAAGAAATGAGAGCGAAAGTAGTCGAAGCAGAAGCTACTGTTCCACTGGCTATGGCAGAAGCGCTTCGTGAAGGCAATATCGGTGTGATGGACTATATGAACATCCAGAATATTGAAGCTGACACAGGTATGAGAGGCTCCATTGGCAAGCTTTCAAACAGTAAAAAAGATGACAAAAATAATAACTGA
- the dnaJ gene encoding molecular chaperone DnaJ has product MSKRDYYEVLGVSKSATKDELKKAYRKLSKQFHPDINKEPGADEKFKEVKEAYEVLSDDQKRAHYDQFGHVDPNQGFGGGADFGGGFGGFEDIFNSFFGGRGGRRRDPNAPRQGADLQYTMTLKFEEAVFGKEADIEIPREETCDTCDGSGAKPGTKVETCKHCHGSGQISVEQNTPFGRIVNRRVCHHCNGSGKEIKERCTTCSGTGKVTRRNKIHVKIPAGVDDGQQLRVAGKGEAGINGGPPGDLYIVFHIRTHEFFERDGDDIYCEMPITFVQAALGDEVEVPTLHGKVKLKVPAGTQTGTKFRLKGKGVPNVRGYGTGDQHVLVRIVTPTKLSEKQKQLLREFAEVSGQSPLGEQEESFFSKVKRAIKGD; this is encoded by the coding sequence ATGAGTAAACGGGATTACTATGAAGTCCTTGGGGTCAGTAAATCGGCTACCAAGGATGAATTAAAGAAAGCCTATCGCAAGCTTTCTAAACAATTCCATCCGGACATCAACAAAGAGCCGGGAGCAGATGAAAAGTTCAAGGAAGTAAAAGAAGCCTATGAGGTATTGAGTGACGACCAGAAGCGGGCTCATTATGACCAGTTTGGCCACGTGGATCCGAACCAGGGCTTTGGCGGCGGAGCAGATTTCGGCGGCGGGTTTGGCGGTTTTGAAGATATTTTCAATTCCTTCTTCGGCGGCAGGGGAGGCAGACGCCGTGATCCAAACGCACCAAGACAGGGTGCCGACCTTCAGTACACCATGACCTTAAAGTTTGAGGAAGCTGTTTTCGGCAAGGAAGCAGATATCGAGATTCCTCGTGAAGAAACATGTGACACTTGTGATGGATCTGGCGCAAAGCCTGGCACTAAAGTGGAAACATGTAAACATTGTCATGGAAGCGGTCAGATCAGTGTAGAACAAAATACTCCTTTTGGACGTATTGTAAACCGCCGTGTATGTCATCACTGTAATGGATCTGGTAAGGAAATCAAAGAAAGATGTACAACATGTTCCGGAACCGGGAAGGTTACAAGAAGAAACAAGATTCATGTGAAAATTCCAGCGGGTGTAGACGATGGACAACAGTTGAGAGTAGCTGGAAAAGGGGAAGCTGGAATTAACGGCGGACCTCCAGGTGATCTTTATATTGTTTTCCACATCAGGACGCATGAGTTTTTCGAGCGTGATGGCGATGACATCTATTGTGAAATGCCAATCACATTTGTTCAGGCTGCCCTTGGAGATGAAGTTGAAGTCCCTACACTTCACGGGAAGGTAAAGCTGAAGGTGCCTGCGGGAACACAGACAGGAACCAAATTCCGCCTGAAGGGCAAGGGGGTTCCAAATGTACGCGGCTACGGTACAGGAGACCAGCATGTCCTTGTCCGAATCGTGACTCCGACCAAGCTGTCTGAAAAACAAAAGCAGCTGCTGCGTGAGTTTGCGGAAGTAAGCGGACAATCCCCTCTTGGAGAGCAGGAGGAAAGCTTTTTTTCAAAAGTGAAACGTGCCATAAAAGGTGATTAA
- a CDS encoding NfeD family protein — MKSVIASIIILLSLASLINPFTADADQKVVYVVPIKETVEKGMLAFLERAVEEAEEAGAEAIIFDVNTPGGAVDAAGGIGKLLTGTDLKTVAFVNKQALSAGAYISLNTDEIYMVPGSTMGSAAIIDQEGNTAGKKAESYWFAAMKAAAVESGRDPIYAQAMADESIDLPELGAGKGRLLTLTAEQALEVGYSEGTVKNLNELLQKLGYVDAEIRNVDETFAEKLARFITNPVVVPILMTIGSLGLILELYSPGFGLPGIAGLSALLLFFYGHMVAGLAGYETLILFALGIGLILLELFIAGGIAGVIGLLAIVASFFMASDNVVHMGISLLIALTASIVLSILMIRVFGKKMKFFKRIILTDSTSTEKGYVSNKNRLELIGVEGMTVTPLRPSGTIIVEDERIDVVSDGGFVPKGRKVRVIKTEGSRIVVREIEVI; from the coding sequence ATCAAGTCAGTGATTGCCAGCATCATTATCCTCTTATCCCTGGCAAGTCTGATTAATCCGTTCACTGCAGATGCGGATCAAAAAGTCGTTTATGTGGTCCCGATTAAAGAAACGGTCGAAAAGGGTATGCTTGCCTTCTTGGAAAGAGCGGTGGAAGAAGCGGAAGAGGCTGGTGCAGAAGCAATCATTTTTGATGTTAATACTCCCGGGGGAGCTGTCGATGCGGCTGGCGGCATTGGTAAACTGCTCACGGGCACCGACTTGAAAACCGTGGCTTTCGTCAATAAGCAGGCATTATCCGCTGGAGCATACATTTCCCTGAACACGGATGAGATTTATATGGTTCCTGGCTCCACGATGGGATCTGCTGCGATTATTGACCAGGAGGGCAATACGGCTGGAAAGAAAGCGGAATCTTATTGGTTTGCAGCCATGAAAGCAGCAGCCGTTGAAAGTGGCAGGGACCCGATATACGCCCAGGCGATGGCGGATGAAAGCATTGATCTGCCTGAACTGGGAGCGGGAAAGGGGAGGCTTCTTACCTTAACAGCCGAGCAGGCACTTGAGGTGGGTTATTCAGAAGGAACTGTAAAAAACCTTAATGAATTATTGCAAAAACTGGGCTATGTGGATGCTGAAATCCGGAATGTGGATGAAACTTTCGCGGAAAAACTGGCGAGATTCATAACTAATCCTGTTGTCGTTCCGATTTTGATGACCATTGGAAGCCTGGGTTTGATTCTTGAACTTTACTCGCCTGGATTCGGTTTACCCGGAATTGCCGGTTTATCAGCATTGCTATTATTCTTTTATGGACATATGGTTGCCGGGCTGGCCGGTTACGAGACGCTAATCCTGTTCGCTCTAGGAATCGGGTTAATCCTGCTTGAGTTGTTTATTGCAGGGGGAATAGCTGGAGTCATTGGTTTGCTGGCAATTGTCGCGAGCTTTTTTATGGCATCCGATAATGTGGTCCACATGGGGATCTCTTTACTGATTGCCTTGACAGCGTCTATCGTTTTATCTATTTTGATGATAAGGGTGTTTGGAAAAAAGATGAAATTTTTCAAGAGAATCATACTCACCGATTCAACAAGCACTGAAAAGGGTTATGTGTCGAATAAAAATCGCCTGGAACTGATTGGAGTAGAAGGAATGACGGTGACGCCTCTCCGGCCTTCAGGCACGATCATCGTGGAAGATGAACGCATTGATGTTGTCAGCGACGGTGGATTTGTTCCAAAAGGCAGAAAAGTAAGGGTTATTAAAACAGAAGGCTCAAGAATTGTGGTAAGAGAGATAGAAGTAATCTAA
- the yqfD gene encoding sporulation protein YqfD, which produces MKNQWIHTFSGTVKVKLTGKGIERFLNQLTRNGVSIWNVKKHGSEAVTFFVNLQDVNKLRVPARESNCKIRFLERAGGPFFLKKLWTNSGFLAGAILFIVLIMILSNMVWGIEIKGASPATEHQIRKELDRMGIGVGKMQFSIDNVESIQKELTDKVGALTWIGVELKGTTYHFQAVEKSEPEKGEVNGPRHLVAKRKAAIVKIFVEKGDPVVEVNDFVKPGQLLVSGLYGNEDNPKVVAATGEILGETWYSTKVELPLKSTFQVYNGNEKRRFFLKVAGKAMPVWGFGKNEFKEFETEISEQPVRFFKWELPVMIEKKTIREREQVTRIYTRKEAIESAKELARKDIKNSIPENAIIKGEKILHQSIENDKVKLITHFTIVEDIAEGQPIIQGD; this is translated from the coding sequence ATGAAAAACCAATGGATTCACACCTTTTCAGGCACAGTAAAGGTGAAGCTGACAGGAAAGGGAATAGAAAGATTCCTGAACCAGCTGACGCGCAATGGTGTATCAATCTGGAATGTTAAAAAGCATGGGTCTGAAGCGGTCACTTTTTTCGTCAATCTGCAGGATGTAAATAAACTGAGGGTGCCTGCGAGGGAGAGCAATTGTAAAATCAGATTTCTGGAGAGGGCGGGCGGCCCTTTCTTTTTAAAGAAATTATGGACAAACAGTGGATTTTTAGCAGGAGCAATCTTATTTATTGTATTGATCATGATTCTATCGAACATGGTTTGGGGTATAGAGATAAAAGGGGCAAGTCCCGCAACGGAACATCAAATTCGTAAGGAATTGGACAGGATGGGAATAGGCGTTGGCAAAATGCAATTTTCCATTGATAATGTGGAAAGTATCCAGAAGGAACTGACAGATAAGGTTGGTGCCCTGACATGGATAGGCGTGGAACTGAAAGGGACCACCTATCATTTTCAGGCTGTCGAGAAAAGTGAACCGGAAAAAGGGGAAGTGAATGGTCCCAGGCATCTGGTGGCAAAAAGGAAAGCAGCTATCGTCAAAATCTTTGTGGAAAAAGGCGATCCGGTTGTGGAAGTGAATGATTTCGTAAAGCCCGGCCAGCTCCTTGTTTCTGGCTTATATGGAAATGAGGATAATCCGAAAGTTGTGGCCGCCACAGGGGAAATTCTCGGCGAGACATGGTATTCAACCAAGGTGGAACTTCCATTAAAGAGTACATTTCAGGTCTATAATGGCAACGAGAAAAGAAGATTTTTTCTAAAAGTAGCAGGAAAAGCGATGCCTGTCTGGGGTTTTGGGAAAAATGAATTCAAGGAGTTTGAAACAGAAATCTCTGAGCAGCCTGTAAGATTTTTTAAATGGGAGCTTCCTGTCATGATTGAAAAAAAGACAATCAGGGAGCGCGAGCAAGTTACACGCATCTATACCAGGAAAGAAGCAATTGAAAGTGCAAAAGAACTTGCAAGAAAGGATATAAAAAACTCTATCCCTGAAAATGCTATCATAAAAGGGGAAAAAATTTTACATCAGTCAATTGAGAATGATAAAGTAAAACTAATCACACATTTTACAATCGTTGAAGATATTGCAGAAGGACAACCAATTATTCAAGGAGACTGA
- the mtaB gene encoding tRNA (N(6)-L-threonylcarbamoyladenosine(37)-C(2))-methylthiotransferase MtaB, with translation MPAVAFHTLGCKVNHYETEAIWQLFKEQGYERVDFESTSDVYVINTCTVTNTGDKKSRQVIRRAVRKNPDAVICVTGCYAQTSPAEIMAIPGVDIVVGTQDRVKMLEYIEQYKQERQPINAVGNIMKNRVYEELDVPAFTDRTRASLKIQEGCNNFCTFCIIPWARGLMRSRDPQEVIRQAQQLVDAGYKEIVLTGIHTGGYGEDMKDYNLAALLRDLEAQVKGIKRLRISSIEASQITDEVIEVIDKSNIIVRHLHIPLQSGSDTVLKRMRRKYTMEFFGERLDRLKEVLPGLAVTSDIIVGFPGETEEEFMETYNFIKEHKFSELHVFPYSKRTGTPAARMEDQVDEEIKNQRVHRLIELSDQLAKEYASQFENEVLEVIPEEVYKEAPDSGLYVGYTDNYLKVVFPANEEMVGKIVKVKIAKAGYPYNEGQFVRVLEDETTLAEEAVI, from the coding sequence ATGCCTGCAGTTGCTTTTCATACATTAGGTTGCAAAGTTAACCACTACGAAACAGAAGCCATCTGGCAATTATTCAAAGAACAAGGTTACGAAAGAGTGGATTTTGAATCTACCTCTGACGTCTACGTTATTAATACCTGTACAGTAACGAATACTGGGGACAAAAAGAGCCGCCAGGTCATCCGCCGTGCTGTCCGCAAAAACCCGGACGCTGTTATCTGTGTAACTGGCTGTTACGCTCAGACATCACCTGCAGAAATCATGGCGATCCCTGGTGTGGACATTGTTGTCGGCACACAGGATCGCGTGAAAATGCTAGAGTATATTGAACAGTACAAGCAAGAACGACAGCCTATCAACGCCGTCGGCAACATCATGAAGAACCGTGTATATGAAGAGCTTGACGTCCCTGCCTTCACGGACCGCACAAGAGCCTCATTGAAAATTCAGGAAGGCTGCAACAATTTCTGTACATTCTGTATCATTCCATGGGCACGAGGTCTGATGAGATCACGCGATCCTCAGGAGGTCATCCGCCAGGCTCAGCAGCTTGTTGACGCCGGATACAAGGAAATTGTCCTTACTGGGATCCACACAGGCGGTTATGGCGAGGACATGAAGGATTACAACCTTGCTGCACTGCTAAGGGATTTAGAGGCGCAGGTGAAAGGCATCAAGCGTCTTCGCATATCTTCTATCGAAGCAAGTCAGATCACAGACGAGGTGATCGAGGTAATTGATAAGTCGAATATCATCGTCCGTCATCTGCACATCCCTCTTCAATCGGGTTCGGATACAGTTCTGAAGAGAATGCGCCGGAAGTACACAATGGAATTTTTCGGGGAGCGCCTTGACCGCCTGAAAGAAGTATTGCCTGGACTTGCAGTTACATCTGATATCATCGTTGGTTTCCCTGGAGAAACAGAAGAAGAGTTTATGGAAACATACAACTTTATAAAAGAGCACAAGTTCTCTGAGCTCCACGTCTTTCCTTATTCAAAACGTACAGGCACGCCTGCTGCAAGAATGGAAGATCAGGTGGATGAAGAAATCAAAAACCAACGCGTTCACCGCTTGATTGAGCTTTCAGACCAGCTTGCAAAGGAATATGCTTCACAGTTCGAAAATGAAGTGTTGGAAGTAATTCCTGAAGAAGTCTACAAGGAAGCACCAGACAGCGGACTTTATGTAGGGTACACAGACAACTACTTAAAGGTTGTATTCCCTGCGAATGAAGAGATGGTCGGCAAAATCGTCAAGGTGAAAATTGCAAAAGCAGGATATCCTTACAACGAAGGCCAATTCGTCAGAGTGTTAGAAGATGAAACAACCTTAGCTGAAGAAGCAGTTATTTAA
- a CDS encoding 16S rRNA (uracil(1498)-N(3))-methyltransferase — protein sequence MQRYFIEEQVNPEQFNITGDDYHHIARVMRMSAGDEIFCVTPTGKSAICQIAEITDEMVVANVVKWEEGNKELPVHVVIASGLPKGDKLELIIQKGTELGAYEFVPFTASRSIVKWDSKKSAKKVERWQKISKEAAEQSHRNLIPSVQEPVSLKQLITSAKDYTYKLIAYEEEARAGEASMLSATLSKMEAGESLLLVFGPEGGLTSEEVTLLCNNGFLACGLGPRILRTETAPLYALSAISYHFELLR from the coding sequence ATGCAGCGTTATTTTATTGAAGAACAGGTAAATCCGGAACAATTCAATATTACCGGAGATGATTATCATCACATTGCGCGTGTCATGAGGATGAGCGCAGGGGATGAAATCTTTTGTGTCACTCCCACGGGAAAAAGTGCAATTTGCCAGATTGCAGAAATTACCGATGAAATGGTTGTGGCAAACGTTGTAAAATGGGAAGAAGGGAACAAGGAGCTGCCCGTCCATGTTGTCATTGCGAGCGGTCTGCCCAAAGGGGATAAGCTTGAATTGATTATCCAAAAAGGCACTGAATTGGGTGCTTATGAATTTGTCCCCTTTACCGCATCCCGCTCAATCGTTAAATGGGACAGCAAGAAATCTGCCAAAAAGGTAGAACGATGGCAGAAGATTTCCAAGGAAGCAGCGGAACAATCGCATCGGAATCTCATTCCGTCAGTTCAAGAGCCGGTCAGTTTAAAACAATTGATCACTTCGGCAAAAGACTATACTTATAAGCTTATTGCTTATGAAGAAGAGGCAAGGGCAGGAGAGGCATCCATGCTGTCTGCGACTCTTTCAAAAATGGAAGCAGGTGAAAGCCTCCTGCTTGTTTTTGGGCCTGAAGGTGGTTTGACTTCAGAGGAAGTCACCCTTTTATGTAATAATGGATTTTTGGCTTGTGGTCTTGGACCACGAATATTACGTACTGAAACAGCACCCCTTTATGCATTGTCTGCTATTTCCTATCATTTTGAACTTTTGAGGTGA
- a CDS encoding Na/Pi symporter — protein MVYLLLFILFLGVFIGGMTLLRRGLFELSASRMKNWLSVMTDTPLKGLVAGMVVTALLHSSSAVMVITIGLISAGLLKFSQSIGIILGSNIGTTFTLEIITFNIDAFIVPFAVAGAIFMVLRNSTWKNIGAVSFGIAAVFAAMRGFTFLADPVTSLPMIEHALVHLNNSNLASLFTGTIVTALIQSSTAMTGIVMGFLSEGTLTMDSAVAAMLGANIGTCITALLASIGAGKEARLTAFAHVWLNIVGAALFYPFIEEISALAPLTASRPEVQLAHVSVAYNLIASLLVLPVAEKFGRLIEVIHGKDML, from the coding sequence ATGGTCTATTTGCTATTATTTATCTTATTCCTCGGTGTGTTTATCGGAGGCATGACTTTGCTCCGGAGAGGCTTATTCGAACTTTCAGCGAGCAGAATGAAAAACTGGCTTTCTGTTATGACCGATACACCATTAAAAGGGCTGGTTGCCGGAATGGTAGTCACGGCATTGCTCCATAGCAGTTCAGCAGTCATGGTAATCACGATCGGCCTGATTTCTGCTGGCCTTCTAAAGTTCTCACAATCAATTGGCATTATCCTTGGATCAAATATCGGGACAACCTTTACCCTTGAAATAATAACCTTCAATATTGACGCATTCATCGTGCCTTTTGCTGTGGCGGGGGCAATTTTTATGGTTCTGCGAAACTCGACCTGGAAGAATATCGGCGCGGTTTCTTTTGGAATTGCCGCAGTTTTTGCAGCCATGAGGGGTTTCACTTTTCTCGCAGACCCAGTAACGAGCCTTCCTATGATCGAGCATGCTCTTGTCCATTTGAACAACAGTAATTTGGCAAGCCTATTTACAGGGACGATTGTAACTGCATTGATTCAATCGAGTACTGCAATGACTGGCATTGTCATGGGATTCCTGTCAGAAGGTACTTTAACCATGGATTCGGCAGTAGCAGCCATGCTTGGGGCAAATATCGGCACTTGCATCACCGCCTTGCTGGCTTCCATTGGTGCCGGGAAAGAGGCGAGACTGACTGCTTTTGCTCATGTATGGCTTAATATCGTTGGTGCGGCTTTGTTTTATCCCTTTATTGAAGAGATATCGGCCCTTGCACCACTAACCGCTTCAAGGCCGGAAGTCCAATTGGCCCATGTAAGCGTCGCTTATAATTTAATAGCATCGCTCCTCGTCCTTCCGGTAGCTGAGAAATTCGGAAGACTGATTGAGGTGATACACGGGAAGGATATGCTTTAA